Proteins encoded by one window of Clostridia bacterium:
- the greA gene encoding transcription elongation factor GreA: MSQTKQIKLTAEGLKKMEQELEYLKVVKRKEVSARIKEAMSYGDLSENSEYDEAKDEQARVEAKIAEMENDLKHAVVIDVSNADNSTVYIGCKVKIFDYEFDEEVEYCIVGSKEADVRNGKISDSSPIGKALIGRAVDEEFEITVGDEKFKYKVLEISMA, encoded by the coding sequence ATGAGTCAAACCAAACAAATCAAATTGACAGCCGAGGGCCTCAAGAAAATGGAACAGGAGCTCGAATATTTAAAGGTTGTCAAAAGAAAAGAGGTTTCTGCGCGTATTAAGGAAGCTATGTCTTATGGCGATTTATCCGAGAATTCCGAGTACGACGAAGCAAAAGACGAGCAGGCACGCGTTGAAGCCAAAATTGCCGAAATGGAAAATGACTTGAAACACGCCGTAGTAATTGACGTTTCCAATGCAGATAACAGTACAGTATATATCGGTTGCAAGGTTAAAATTTTCGATTACGAATTTGACGAAGAAGTGGAATACTGTATAGTAGGTTCCAAAGAAGCGGATGTTCGTAACGGCAAGATTTCCGATTCTTCACCAATCGGTAAAGCCTTAATCGGCAGAGCGGTAGATGAAGAGTTTGAAATTACTGTCGGTGATGAAAAATTCAAGTACAAAGTGCTTGAAATTTCCATGGCATAA
- a CDS encoding Gfo/Idh/MocA family oxidoreductase gives MLDFDVAAGAASVDASKKLRIGIIGTGWIADSHIVNYKKMPDVEIVAGADLVPGKAEAFFKKHEIEGAKCYLSHKEMLDDESLKLDGVSVCTYNMTHAECTIYALDKGVNVLLEKPMCVTLEEGVEILKAEKRSGKILSIGFQPRFDPNMQMVKEVVQSGVLGKIYYIQSGGGRRRGIPTPFGTTFIEKETGGLGALGDIGCYSLDMLLNAVGYPKPLTVTGYVSDYFGTDPNYSGYTSKGHPEYAAKFGVDDFAAGFVRMENDIILDFRISWAMNMDTPGDALILGTKGGLRIPSTDCWNGTIGGNLKLYQEIGGEQVCTEIEMKESNVPCFEVKIRSFLDAIKNGGTAPVPASQIIINQAILSSIKKSADLGREIEVEIPEI, from the coding sequence ATGCTCGACTTTGATGTTGCAGCCGGTGCTGCTTCGGTTGACGCAAGCAAAAAATTAAGAATTGGTATTATCGGTACAGGCTGGATTGCAGATTCTCACATCGTAAACTACAAGAAAATGCCTGATGTTGAAATCGTTGCAGGTGCCGACCTTGTTCCCGGCAAAGCTGAAGCATTCTTCAAAAAGCATGAAATCGAAGGTGCAAAATGCTACTTAAGCCACAAAGAAATGCTTGATGACGAAAGCTTAAAGCTCGACGGTGTAAGTGTATGTACATATAACATGACCCATGCAGAATGTACAATTTACGCTTTGGATAAGGGTGTTAACGTACTTTTGGAAAAACCCATGTGCGTAACCTTAGAAGAAGGTGTCGAAATCTTAAAGGCTGAAAAGAGAAGCGGTAAGATTCTTTCTATCGGCTTTCAGCCCAGATTTGACCCCAATATGCAGATGGTTAAAGAAGTTGTTCAGTCTGGTGTATTGGGTAAAATTTACTACATCCAGTCCGGTGGTGGCCGCCGTCGTGGTATTCCGACTCCGTTTGGTACAACCTTTATCGAAAAGGAAACCGGCGGTTTGGGTGCATTAGGTGATATCGGTTGCTATTCTTTGGATATGCTTCTTAATGCTGTTGGTTATCCGAAACCGTTAACCGTTACCGGTTATGTTTCTGATTACTTCGGAACTGATCCGAATTACAGCGGTTATACAAGCAAAGGTCATCCGGAATATGCTGCGAAATTTGGTGTTGATGACTTTGCTGCAGGTTTCGTTCGTATGGAAAATGACATTATCTTAGACTTCAGAATTTCCTGGGCTATGAACATGGACACTCCCGGTGACGCTTTAATCTTAGGTACCAAGGGTGGTTTGAGAATTCCTTCCACAGACTGCTGGAACGGCACCATTGGCGGCAACCTGAAGCTTTATCAGGAAATTGGTGGCGAACAGGTTTGCACAGAAATCGAAATGAAAGAATCTAACGTTCCTTGCTTTGAAGTTAAGATTCGTTCTTTCCTGGATGCAATCAAAAACGGTGGCACAGCTCCCGTTCCTGCAAGCCAGATTATTATCAACCAGGCTATCCTTTCCAGCATCAAAAAGTCTGCTGATCTGGGTAGAGAAATCGAAGTTGAAATTCCCGAAATCTAA
- the secA gene encoding preprotein translocase subunit SecA → MGFLEKIFGNYSQKELKRLTPLLEKTLSYEEAYSKFSDAELKAKTTEFKNRFNNGETLDDLLPEAYATVREAAWRVLGMKHFPVQIIGGIVLHQGRIAEMKTGEGKTLVATLPAYLNALSGKGVHIVTVNDYLAKRDSEWMGKVYNFLGISVGLVVHDLDANQRKTAYNADITYGTNNELGFDYLRDNMVVQGENRVQRGHNFAIVDEVDSILIDEARTPLIISGMGDKSTKLYELADAFVAKLSFKRIKEEDKKTFDNDENVDYIVDEKARSVNLTPRGIGKAEHVFGIENLSDPENMEISHHINQAMRAHGIMQRDKDYVVNDDGEVVIVDEFTGRMMPGRRYSDGLHQAIEAKEKVAVQRESKTLATITFQNYFRMYKKLSGMTGTAMTEEEEFRGIYKLDVIEVPTNKPLARQDLDDQIYKSEQGKLLAVVKQIKECYEKGQPILVGTVTIEKSELLSALLKKNGIPHNVLNAKHHEKEAEIVAQAGKKGMVTIATNMAGRGTDIMLGGNAEFLAKKEMKKLGYSDEMIVEATGYGETDNEEILSARAKYAELHEKFKAEIAPQHDEVVALGGLYILGTERHESRRIDNQLRGRAGRQGDPGASRFFIAMEDDIMRLFGSEKYMGLVDSLGMDDSQPLEMKMLSNAIESAQKRVEGRNFDSRKHVLQYDDVMNTQRELIYGQRNQVLDGDDVQHNITNMMHAFAEDAVARFTAEGEYPDDWNLNGLIEYLQSVFLEEGELSFTNDDLETMTRESLTETVDALVMDAYKAKEEEFGAEHMRNFERYILLKVVDTKWMDHIDEMDQLKQGIWLRSYGQKDPVMEYKNLGSDMFDDMVEAIKIDTARFILNAKIKTEIKQEERKIQMSESRNENSVEKRPVKKQPVHVEKVGRNDPCPCGSGLKYKKCCGK, encoded by the coding sequence ATGGGTTTTCTGGAAAAGATTTTTGGGAATTACAGCCAAAAAGAATTAAAAAGATTAACGCCGCTTCTGGAAAAGACGTTGTCTTACGAAGAGGCTTATTCTAAATTTTCGGATGCGGAGCTGAAGGCAAAAACCACCGAGTTCAAAAACCGTTTTAACAACGGAGAAACATTGGATGATTTGTTGCCCGAAGCATATGCAACCGTGCGTGAAGCTGCATGGCGTGTGCTCGGCATGAAGCATTTTCCGGTACAGATTATCGGTGGTATTGTTTTACATCAGGGCAGAATTGCAGAAATGAAAACCGGTGAAGGTAAAACGTTGGTTGCAACACTTCCTGCTTACTTAAACGCGTTATCCGGCAAAGGTGTGCATATTGTAACGGTCAACGATTACTTAGCAAAGCGTGACAGCGAATGGATGGGAAAGGTTTATAACTTCCTCGGCATTTCTGTCGGACTTGTTGTGCATGACCTGGATGCGAATCAGAGGAAAACTGCTTATAACGCAGATATTACCTACGGAACAAACAACGAGCTTGGTTTTGACTATCTTCGTGACAATATGGTTGTTCAGGGAGAAAACCGTGTACAGCGCGGACACAACTTTGCAATTGTAGACGAAGTGGACAGCATTTTGATTGATGAAGCCAGAACCCCTTTGATTATTTCCGGCATGGGTGATAAATCCACAAAGCTTTATGAGCTTGCGGATGCATTTGTTGCAAAACTTTCTTTCAAAAGAATCAAAGAGGAAGATAAAAAGACATTTGATAACGATGAAAATGTTGACTATATTGTAGATGAAAAGGCGAGAAGTGTTAACCTTACACCTCGCGGTATCGGTAAAGCAGAGCATGTATTTGGCATTGAAAATCTCTCTGATCCTGAAAATATGGAAATTTCGCATCATATCAATCAAGCGATGCGTGCGCACGGCATTATGCAACGTGACAAGGATTATGTTGTAAACGACGACGGCGAAGTGGTTATTGTAGATGAATTTACCGGACGTATGATGCCCGGTCGTCGTTATTCAGACGGTCTCCATCAGGCGATTGAAGCCAAAGAAAAGGTTGCTGTTCAAAGAGAAAGCAAAACACTGGCAACCATTACATTCCAGAATTATTTCAGAATGTATAAAAAGCTTTCCGGTATGACCGGTACAGCGATGACAGAAGAGGAAGAATTCCGCGGTATTTATAAGCTCGACGTTATTGAAGTGCCGACCAACAAGCCTCTTGCAAGACAAGACCTCGATGACCAGATATACAAAAGCGAGCAAGGCAAGCTTCTGGCAGTTGTAAAACAAATTAAAGAATGCTACGAAAAGGGTCAGCCGATTCTGGTTGGTACCGTTACTATCGAAAAATCCGAGCTATTATCTGCTCTTCTCAAAAAGAACGGCATTCCGCATAATGTGCTGAATGCAAAGCATCATGAAAAGGAAGCTGAAATTGTTGCGCAGGCAGGTAAAAAAGGCATGGTTACCATTGCGACAAACATGGCAGGTCGTGGTACCGATATTATGCTTGGCGGTAATGCAGAATTCTTAGCCAAAAAAGAAATGAAAAAGCTTGGCTATAGTGATGAAATGATTGTAGAGGCAACCGGCTACGGCGAAACCGATAACGAAGAGATTTTAAGTGCCCGTGCAAAATATGCTGAACTGCACGAAAAATTCAAGGCTGAAATCGCGCCGCAGCATGATGAAGTGGTTGCACTTGGCGGCTTGTATATTTTGGGAACGGAACGTCACGAAAGCAGACGTATTGATAACCAGCTTCGCGGTCGTGCGGGTCGTCAGGGAGATCCCGGGGCTTCCAGATTTTTCATTGCTATGGAAGATGACATTATGCGTCTTTTCGGCTCTGAAAAATATATGGGACTTGTGGATTCGTTAGGAATGGATGATTCTCAGCCTCTTGAAATGAAAATGCTGTCAAATGCCATTGAATCTGCGCAAAAACGTGTAGAAGGCAGAAACTTTGATTCTCGTAAGCATGTGTTGCAGTATGATGATGTTATGAATACCCAGCGTGAGTTGATTTACGGTCAGAGAAATCAGGTGCTCGACGGGGATGATGTACAGCACAATATTACCAATATGATGCATGCTTTTGCCGAAGATGCTGTTGCAAGATTTACTGCAGAAGGCGAGTATCCTGATGACTGGAACTTAAATGGTCTTATCGAGTATCTGCAATCTGTTTTCCTTGAAGAGGGTGAGCTTTCCTTTACAAACGATGATTTGGAAACGATGACAAGAGAATCTTTGACCGAAACGGTTGATGCACTTGTTATGGATGCATATAAAGCAAAAGAAGAAGAGTTCGGTGCAGAACATATGCGTAACTTTGAACGATACATTTTGCTTAAAGTCGTTGACACCAAATGGATGGATCATATTGACGAAATGGATCAGTTGAAGCAAGGTATCTGGCTCAGATCCTACGGTCAGAAAGACCCTGTAATGGAATATAAGAATCTCGGAAGCGATATGTTTGATGATATGGTTGAAGCAATCAAAATTGATACAGCTCGTTTCATATTGAATGCAAAAATAAAGACTGAAATCAAACAGGAAGAAAGAAAAATTCAAATGTCCGAGAGCCGGAATGAAAACTCCGTTGAAAAAAGACCCGTTAAAAAACAGCCCGTTCATGTAGAAAAGGTCGGAAGAAATGACCCCTGTCCCTGCGGATCCGGACTGAAATATAAAAAATGTTGCGGTAAATAA
- the prfB gene encoding peptide chain release factor 2 (programmed frameshift): MLEFDEYRLTLESMKGGIEELRDSLDIAGTSLKIEELEKESADPAFWDNMEESQKVLQKIKQLKNKVEQYDQLYTSWEDLLTLVELGNEEEDLSVLDEVKTGLKELQDKVETMTLQTLLSGEYDANNAILTLHAGAGGTEAQDWCEMLYRMYSRWAEKTGYTVTVLDFLEGDEAGIKSITFQVSGLNAYGYCRAEKGVHRLVRISPFDSSGRRHTSFASLEVMPEIEDDTSIEIAADEIRIDTYRASGAGGQHINKTDSAIRITHFPTGIVVSCQNERSQHKNKDMAMKMLKSKLIELKEQEQQAKIDGIKGEQKDIAWGSQIRSYVFHPYNLVKDHRTGFEMGNIGAVMDGELDGFINAFLKMSAQKN, from the exons ATGCTGGAATTTGACGAATATCGTTTGACGCTTGAAAGCATGAAAGGCGGCATTGAAGAACTGAGGGATTCACTT GACATTGCCGGCACGAGTTTGAAAATTGAAGAATTGGAAAAAGAATCTGCAGACCCTGCATTCTGGGACAACATGGAAGAATCACAAAAGGTGTTGCAGAAAATCAAACAGCTTAAAAACAAGGTAGAACAGTATGACCAGCTTTATACAAGCTGGGAAGACTTGCTTACACTTGTTGAACTTGGCAATGAGGAAGAAGACCTTTCTGTACTGGATGAAGTGAAAACAGGTTTGAAAGAATTACAGGACAAAGTAGAAACCATGACCTTGCAAACACTTCTTTCTGGCGAATATGATGCAAACAATGCTATTCTAACGCTGCATGCAGGTGCAGGTGGCACCGAAGCACAGGATTGGTGCGAAATGCTATACCGCATGTATTCAAGATGGGCTGAAAAGACAGGATATACTGTAACCGTTTTAGACTTTTTAGAAGGTGATGAAGCGGGCATCAAGAGCATTACATTCCAAGTGTCCGGTTTAAATGCTTACGGTTATTGCCGTGCTGAAAAAGGGGTACACCGTTTGGTTCGTATTTCTCCTTTTGACTCTTCCGGCAGACGCCATACTTCGTTTGCCAGTCTTGAAGTTATGCCCGAAATTGAAGATGACACCAGTATCGAAATTGCTGCAGATGAAATCCGTATTGACACCTATCGTGCCAGCGGTGCAGGCGGTCAGCACATCAACAAAACCGACTCGGCGATTCGTATTACCCATTTTCCGACAGGTATTGTTGTATCCTGCCAGAACGAACGTTCTCAGCATAAAAATAAGGATATGGCAATGAAAATGCTCAAATCCAAGTTGATTGAACTGAAAGAGCAAGAACAGCAAGCAAAAATTGATGGCATTAAAGGCGAACAAAAGGATATCGCATGGGGTAGTCAGATTCGCTCCTATGTTTTCCATCCGTATAATCTTGTGAAAGACCACAGAACCGGTTTTGAAATGGGTAACATTGGTGCGGTGATGGATGGCGAACTGGATGGCTTTATTAATGCATTCTTAAAAATGTCTGCACAGAAAAACTAA
- the prfA gene encoding peptide chain release factor 1, whose protein sequence is MLEKLDGILVRFEEISAKLSSAEVLSNPQEMTKLYKDHAELQPIAETYMRYKKIAQDQQDAKLMLEDNPDPEFKEMLEMEILDAKEQLEALSEELKVLLLPKNPDDDKNVIVEIRGGAGGDEAALFGADLMRMYTRYAERNNWKIEMLSSNITEMGGVKEVSFSINGKGAYSRLKFESGVHRVQRIPTTESGGRIHTSTVTVAVLPEVEEVEVEINANDLRIDVFRAGGPGGQCVNTTDSAVRITHLPTGLVVSCQDEKSQHKNKDKAMKILRSRLFDLMQEQQHSEIASQRKSQVGTGDRSERIRTYNFPQGRVTDHRIGLTLHRLETILDGDLNEVIDALVTADQAERMKAADV, encoded by the coding sequence ATGTTAGAAAAATTAGATGGCATTCTGGTGCGCTTTGAAGAAATCTCTGCAAAGCTTTCCTCGGCAGAAGTGCTTTCCAATCCGCAGGAAATGACAAAACTCTACAAAGACCATGCTGAATTGCAACCTATTGCGGAAACCTATATGCGTTATAAAAAAATTGCACAGGATCAGCAGGATGCAAAGCTGATGCTTGAAGATAATCCTGATCCCGAATTTAAAGAAATGCTGGAGATGGAGATTCTTGATGCAAAAGAGCAATTAGAAGCCCTCTCAGAAGAACTTAAAGTTTTGCTATTGCCTAAAAATCCGGATGATGACAAGAATGTTATTGTGGAAATACGCGGTGGTGCAGGCGGTGATGAGGCAGCTCTTTTTGGTGCAGACCTGATGCGCATGTACACCCGTTATGCGGAACGCAACAACTGGAAAATTGAAATGCTTTCTTCAAACATTACTGAAATGGGCGGTGTAAAAGAAGTTTCGTTTTCCATCAACGGAAAAGGTGCGTACAGTCGTTTGAAGTTTGAAAGCGGTGTACATCGTGTACAGCGAATTCCTACAACCGAATCGGGTGGACGTATTCACACATCCACGGTAACGGTTGCTGTTCTACCTGAAGTAGAAGAGGTAGAAGTGGAGATCAATGCAAATGATTTACGTATTGATGTGTTCCGTGCAGGCGGACCGGGCGGACAGTGTGTAAACACAACCGACTCTGCTGTGCGAATCACACATTTACCTACCGGGTTGGTGGTATCTTGCCAGGATGAAAAATCGCAGCACAAAAACAAAGACAAGGCAATGAAAATTCTGCGCTCCCGTCTGTTTGACCTGATGCAGGAGCAACAACACAGTGAAATTGCAAGTCAACGAAAAAGTCAGGTTGGGACAGGGGACAGAAGTGAACGCATCCGAACCTATAATTTTCCACAGGGGCGTGTGACAGACCACAGAATCGGTCTTACATTGCATCGTCTTGAAACTATTTTAGATGGTGATTTAAACGAAGTGATTGACGCATTGGTGACAGCAGATCAGGCGGAACGCATGAAAGCAGCTGATGTGTAA
- the sigH gene encoding RNA polymerase sporulation sigma factor SigH: MDYNTLEDVELVQKAQHGDFEAMEVLMERYKNFVRGKARTYFLIGADREDIIQEGMIGLFKAVRDFDAEKQAHFRSFAELCVKRQIITAIKTATRQKHIPLNTYVSLSRPVYEDDSEKTLLDLLSTEYILDPEQILINQEALGITEKRIYMTLSEFEKSVLTYYINGKSYQEIAVLLEKEPKSIDNAIQRVKRKIAKQLEKAREEDHHADNH, from the coding sequence ATGGATTATAATACGTTAGAAGATGTCGAACTGGTCCAAAAAGCGCAACATGGTGATTTTGAAGCCATGGAGGTTTTGATGGAGCGGTATAAGAATTTTGTCCGCGGTAAAGCGCGCACCTATTTTTTAATCGGTGCAGACCGGGAGGACATTATTCAGGAGGGTATGATCGGTTTGTTTAAGGCTGTTCGGGATTTTGATGCGGAAAAGCAGGCGCATTTCCGTTCTTTTGCTGAGCTTTGTGTAAAAAGACAAATCATTACTGCGATTAAAACCGCGACTAGGCAAAAACACATTCCGCTTAACACCTACGTTTCTTTAAGTCGTCCTGTTTATGAGGATGACTCTGAAAAAACGTTGTTGGATTTACTGAGCACCGAGTATATTTTAGACCCTGAGCAAATTCTGATTAATCAGGAAGCTCTGGGAATTACCGAAAAACGTATATACATGACGCTCAGCGAGTTCGAAAAGTCGGTGCTTACATACTATATTAACGGCAAATCCTATCAAGAGATAGCTGTTTTACTTGAAAAAGAGCCAAAAAGCATTGACAACGCCATCCAAAGAGTGAAACGTAAAATTGCAAAACAACTGGAAAAAGCACGAGAGGAAGACCATCATGCAGATAATCATTGA
- a CDS encoding YaiI/YqxD family protein: MQIIIDADACPVNDIVISFARTNAIPCIMVSDMNHVLKSDYATVYTVDKGRDSADFKIMKLAQKGDIVVTQDYGLASLLISKSVYAIHPSGKIYDSDSMDLMLYERFMAQKARNEGKRTKNMSKRTKQDNLTFKTAFEQLVTKVMTK; this comes from the coding sequence ATGCAGATAATCATTGATGCAGATGCTTGTCCGGTTAATGACATTGTTATTAGCTTTGCCAGAACAAATGCGATTCCTTGTATAATGGTCAGCGATATGAATCATGTACTAAAATCCGATTACGCAACTGTTTACACAGTTGACAAAGGACGTGACAGTGCAGATTTTAAAATTATGAAGCTTGCCCAAAAAGGTGATATTGTTGTGACACAAGATTATGGCTTGGCATCCCTTTTGATTTCCAAATCCGTGTATGCAATTCATCCAAGCGGAAAAATCTATGACTCCGACTCTATGGATTTGATGCTTTACGAGCGTTTTATGGCACAAAAAGCCAGAAACGAAGGAAAAAGAACCAAAAACATGAGCAAACGGACAAAACAGGACAATCTGACATTTAAAACAGCGTTTGAACAATTAGTTACAAAAGTTATGACAAAATGA
- a CDS encoding Gfo/Idh/MocA family oxidoreductase: MRLKFVTIGTGSIVDKMILGAKQSEHFSLYGVYSRSEEKAIAFREKHDAQRIFTDLNNLAVSDADVVYIASPTSCHYEQAKLMLQHKKHVLCEKPACTNTSELEELLILAKENGVLFLEAMRPVFSPGFKWIADNLHKIGKIRQATFTYCQYSSRYDNFKKGIIENAFRPELSNGALMDIGVYPIHVMLALFGKPISVQANAFVLEDSIDGCGSAILKYPDFIGSVSYSKIADSKLPCEIQGEEGILQFSPVGTPVHAELILRNGKREVADIPSMEYDIFYEVDSFCKMILNHETPEWYNSVTLNTLRTMDEIRKQCNIRFPADEK, encoded by the coding sequence ATGAGATTGAAATTTGTAACAATCGGTACCGGAAGCATTGTGGATAAAATGATTTTAGGCGCAAAGCAATCTGAACATTTTTCTCTTTACGGCGTGTATTCCCGTTCTGAAGAAAAAGCAATTGCTTTCCGTGAAAAACATGATGCGCAACGCATTTTTACCGATTTAAATAATTTGGCTGTATCGGATGCAGATGTTGTATATATTGCAAGTCCTACATCGTGCCATTATGAGCAGGCTAAGCTAATGCTTCAGCACAAAAAACACGTTTTGTGTGAAAAACCGGCTTGTACAAATACATCTGAATTGGAAGAATTGCTTATTTTGGCAAAAGAAAACGGTGTTTTATTCTTGGAAGCGATGCGTCCGGTTTTCTCACCGGGATTCAAATGGATTGCGGATAATCTACATAAAATCGGTAAAATTCGACAGGCAACATTTACATATTGTCAATATTCATCCCGATATGACAATTTTAAAAAGGGAATCATTGAAAACGCGTTCAGACCCGAGCTTTCCAATGGCGCTTTGATGGATATCGGTGTATATCCCATTCATGTTATGCTTGCGCTTTTCGGAAAACCAATCTCCGTACAAGCCAATGCATTTGTTTTAGAAGACAGCATTGACGGTTGTGGATCCGCGATTTTAAAGTATCCTGATTTCATCGGAAGTGTATCCTATTCTAAAATTGCCGACTCAAAATTGCCTTGCGAAATTCAGGGTGAAGAAGGAATTTTACAGTTTTCACCGGTCGGCACACCTGTTCATGCAGAGCTGATTTTGCGAAACGGCAAAAGGGAAGTGGCAGATATTCCTTCTATGGAATACGATATTTTCTATGAAGTGGATTCTTTTTGCAAGATGATCTTGAACCATGAAACACCCGAATGGTACAATTCCGTTACGCTAAACACATTACGAACCATGGATGAAATCCGTAAGCAATGCAACATCCGCTTCCCGGCAGATGAAAAATGA
- the galE gene encoding UDP-glucose 4-epimerase GalE, with amino-acid sequence MKILVTGGAGYIGSHTVVELQNAGYDVVVIDNLSNSSEKSLERVSKITGKPVPFHKVDILDREGLNKIFEAEKIDAVIHFAGLKAVGESVRKPWEYYENNIAGTLTLVDVMRNHGCKNIIFSSSATVYGNPAFIPITEECPKGQCTNPYGWTKSMLEQILSDIQAADNEWNIILLRYFNPIGAHKSGTIGENPNGIPNNLMPYITQVAVGKLPELGVFGDDYDTHDGTGVRDYIHVVDLADGHVKALKKIEEKAGLKVYNLGTGTGYSVLDIVKNFEAANGVKIPYAIKPRREGDIATCYSDATKAKEELGWEAKNGIKEMCADSWRWQSNNPNGYDE; translated from the coding sequence ATGAAAATTTTAGTAACAGGCGGTGCAGGCTATATTGGTAGCCACACTGTAGTAGAATTGCAGAACGCAGGCTATGATGTGGTTGTCATCGACAATCTGTCTAACTCCAGCGAAAAGTCTTTGGAACGTGTTTCCAAAATCACCGGTAAGCCGGTTCCGTTCCACAAGGTAGACATTCTTGACCGTGAGGGTCTCAACAAAATCTTTGAGGCTGAAAAAATTGATGCTGTAATTCACTTTGCAGGTCTTAAAGCGGTTGGCGAATCTGTTCGTAAACCTTGGGAATACTACGAAAATAACATCGCCGGTACTTTGACTCTAGTAGATGTTATGCGTAACCATGGTTGCAAAAACATTATCTTCTCTTCTTCCGCAACGGTTTACGGCAACCCTGCGTTTATTCCGATTACTGAAGAATGTCCCAAAGGTCAGTGCACCAATCCTTATGGCTGGACCAAATCCATGTTAGAGCAGATTTTGTCGGATATCCAGGCTGCAGATAATGAATGGAACATCATTTTGCTTAGATATTTCAACCCCATCGGTGCACATAAGAGTGGTACAATTGGTGAAAACCCCAACGGTATCCCGAACAATCTTATGCCTTACATTACACAAGTTGCCGTTGGCAAATTGCCCGAACTTGGTGTGTTTGGTGACGATTATGATACCCATGACGGCACAGGTGTACGCGACTACATCCATGTTGTAGACCTTGCGGATGGTCATGTGAAAGCTTTAAAGAAAATTGAAGAAAAAGCAGGGCTTAAAGTATACAATTTAGGTACAGGTACCGGCTACAGCGTATTGGATATCGTTAAAAACTTTGAAGCAGCAAATGGTGTAAAAATTCCTTATGCAATCAAGCCTCGTCGTGAAGGGGATATTGCTACTTGCTACTCCGATGCAACAAAAGCAAAAGAAGAGCTTGGTTGGGAAGCAAAAAACGGCATCAAAGAAATGTGTGCCGACTCTTGGAGATGGCAGAGCAACAATCCGAACGGATATGACGAATAA